A genomic segment from Fusarium keratoplasticum isolate Fu6.1 chromosome 10, whole genome shotgun sequence encodes:
- a CDS encoding N-acetyltransferase domain-containing protein: MSSKPILQLNSCLVRAYNEGDVESLAKTANNPRVARWMTNAFPQPYTVEDAKKWISIANVPSPIRDFAICRLDGLAVIGGIGLKPRDDIHYRTMEIGYWLCEDYWHQGIATEVVTAFSNWAFGNFKHLLRLEAVVFEGNPASGHVLIKSGFQFESRQRAAVEKLGRVMDTLTYTKFATGNGRRLTKQHAEPRCREIETVPRMAFVKLI, from the coding sequence ATGTCCTCAAAACCCATTCTTCAGCTCAACAGCTGCCTGGTGCGAGCTTACAATGAAGGAGACGTTGAGTCTCTCGCCAAAACGGCAAACAACCCACGAGTAGCGCGATGGATGACCAACGCATTCCCGCAGCCATACACTGTCGAAGATGCCAAGAAATGGatctccatcgccaatgTCCCATCCCCTATTCGCGACTTTGCGATCTGCCGGCTGGACGGCTTAGCCGTCATCGGCGGCATCGGCCTCAAACCGCGAGACGACATCCACTACCGTACCATGGAGATTGGCTACTGGTTATGTGAAGACTATTGGCATCAAGGCATCGCAACAGAAGTTGTCACTGCCTTCTCCAACTGGGCCTTTGGAAACTTTAAGCACTTGCTGCGGCTGGAAGCCGTAGTCTTTGAGGGGAATCCGGCAAGCGGTCACGTACTTATCAAATCCGGCTTTCAGTTTGAATCGAGACAGAGAGCGGCGGTCGAGAAGTTGGGTAGGGTCATGGATACCTTGACGTACACCAAGTTTGCAACGGGAAACGGCAGAAGGTTGACGAAACAACATGCAGAGCCGAGATGCCGAGAAATAGAAACAGTCCCAAGGATGGCATTTGTCAAGTTGATTTGA